In Sander lucioperca isolate FBNREF2018 chromosome 21, SLUC_FBN_1.2, whole genome shotgun sequence, the following proteins share a genomic window:
- the LOC116055161 gene encoding phenylethanolamine N-methyltransferase-like, whose protein sequence is MEEKGAENGVANMAAIWQGFDPVAYLQNEYTPPQADFERKDSHVSWRLGCLHRAFTEGNVSGELLVDIGSGPTLHQVMSGCEAFNKVLLTDFLEVNRQELRCWLQDEGGCSMDWTPFLQHVCKLEGRQPSAWTEKAARLRQVIMDIVPIDVHSPQPLALDVLPSAGADCLVSCYCLESASPDLAAFTRALGNIGRLLRPGGHLLLIGSLGMSYYNGAPGLKIPTIPVNEAQVCASLKESGYTLIMLEVYTWPQDTIGLNDDSSGDFFVNAIKE, encoded by the exons ATGGAAGAAAAGGGAGCAGAGAATGGAGTGGCGAATATGGCAGCCATCTGGCAGGGATTTGATCCTGTAGCGTATCTGCAGAATGAATACACTCCACCACAGGCTGATTTTGAAAGAAAGGACAGCCATGTGTCATGGAGACTGGGATGCCTGCATAGAGCTTTCACTGAAG GCAATGTGAGTGGTGAGCTGCTGGTGGACATAGGTTCAGGTCCCACCTTGCACCAGGTGATGAGTGGCTGTGAGGCTTTCAACAAGGTGCTCCTCACAGATTTCCTGGAGGTCAACAGGCAGGAGCTGAGGTGCTGGCTCCAGGACGAGGGAGGCTGCAGCATGGACTGGACACCCTTCCTACAGCACGTCTGCAAGCTGGAGGGACGACA GCCCTCAGCGTGGACAGAGAAGGCTGCCAGGCTACGTCAGGTCATCATGGACATTGTCCCCATTGACGTGCACTCCCCTCAGCCTCTGGCCCTTGACGTCCTTCCTTCAGCAGGGGCCGACTGTCTCGTGTCCTGCTACTGTCTGGAGAGTGCCAGCCCTGACCTGGCTGCCTTCACCAGGGCCCTGGGCAACATTGGGAGGCTCCTACGTCCCGGTGGCCACCTCCTGCTCATCGGATCTCTGGGAATGAGTTACTATAATGGGGCGCCTGGGCTAAAGATCCCTACGATTCCAGTGAATGAGGCCCAGGTCTGTGCTAGTTTGAAGGAGAGCGGCTACACCCTGATCATGCTGGAGGTTTACACATGGCCTCAGGACACAATTGGGTTGAACGATGACTCGTCTGGGGACTTTTTTGTAAATGCAATAAAGGAGTAA